TACCGGTGCACTTCAGTATCTTACTCTCACTCGTCCTGAAATTTCTTTTGTTGTCCAACAAGCTTGTTTATACATGCATGATCCTCGTATTCTACACTACAATCATGTCAAACGTATTCTTCGATATCTCAAAGGCACACTAGACTTAGGTCTTCATATCAACAAATCCTCTCCCACCTCCTTGACAGcttactctgatgcagactgggctggttgtccagATACTCGTAGGTCCACATCCGgattttgtgtttttcttggtaacaatttggtTTCTTGGTCTTCAAAAAGGCAGGTTACAGTCTCCCGCTCgtctgctgaagctgagtaccgCGTTGTTGCTCATGCGGTTGCTGAAACGGTTTGGTTGCGCCAGTTGCCGTCGGAGCTGCACCGTCCTATTGAGCAAGCTACCATTGTTTACTATGATAATATTTCAGCTGTCTACATGTCAGGGAATCCGGTTCAACACCGCCGCACCAAGCATATTGAGATGGGAGCAACTAGTATAGAATCTGAGGCTATGgtgcaaaaatagaaaaaatGGATCGGTGCCATTGGATGGAAGATTGGTGGCCCAGATTCGGGTGGGGCGTTGTGCACGCAAAATTTACAAAAAAGACCGTCCACAACAGCTAATTTGGTCCCGATGACCCTACTCGTTCATACCCAAATCCCCTGGGCAGAGGCAACGCACGAACAAATTTTTCCccagggcggcggcggtggcggcgaccCAGATCCCTTTTGCAAGCTAGACGAGTACTCCCTCCTCCAAATCTCCCGATGGCTCCTTGCCGTTGTGTGGCTGGCGGCCCAGTTTGAGACGGACCAGATCGGAGCTCGTCAGCCCCCAACCTCCGTTCCACACTGTCCTCGTCGCAACCTCCGTTCTGAAGGTCCGATAGTTCTAGGTTCTTCAcctcctctccctctctctctctctctctctaaggcTCCAGTAATAGATCGCATCCTCCTCCCCCACGTTGGCGGCAAGTCGGTTGTGGTCTCCTCAGCTCCTTCCCGATCGGCAGTGCAAGGAGGTGCTTCATTTTTGTAGTAAGTAGATGTTAACTTTTATTTCCTAGTAATTTCTGCTACAACCCAATTTCTATCAAGTAGATTAATGCTGCATTTCTCTGATTCTATTTTTTGTTCATGTCAAATTTTCTCAGTGAATGATGCATCTTAATAACTTAGATTTGATGGTGTATTGGTACTATTATTATAGGCATTTTGGTACTCTAATTTGGAAGATCTGATGGTGTATTGCTACTGTTCTTGACTCTGGGTTACTCAAGCATATGCCTATAATATTATCGAATTTTCCTTTAATATGTTAGTTAATGGCTGTGCCTAATTATTGTGAATCATCAACACTACAGTTCGCACGAACATGCCATCAGTCATGAATATACTCTATTGCTGTTGTGCGATCAAGTTCACTTAGCTGTTGCTTTAGTCTCAACGCCTAAATATCTTGGTTCAGAAATAGCTTGACAAGCAAAACATGCTGGAAAGAAAGTGAATTATTCTACTAGGCAGAAAAATTGAACAATGTTGTGTTCTTTATACAGGTTAAACGAAGATATAAGCAGCTGTCGTGTTCTTTATTTGATCAGTGTGCCTAATGTCTGACCTAAAAAAGATGATATCATTCCTGACTTTGCAATTCTCGTCTCAGGATCCAGTAATGGAGGGGAGTAGTGCGATGTCGCCTTTAGGAGAGCCCGTGGGTGCAAAGATCGCATCATGTGCACCAGCACTATCAGGTGAGAACATCGGTCTAAGAAAGTATGTTGATGTACCTAACATTCTATTAATCCCTTGTGTGATGTTTGCGAAAAAATTGTTTGTAGCTGTGGAATCGGTCAACAGCGTTCAAAATCAAGATTTCAGCGATGCTACCTCGTTTCCAGAGTTCAATTCCCCCCGTGATTCTCATTGATGATTTCAGTACTCCAAAAAAGAAACAATCATTTTCTCAAGAGGTATCTATACTCCTCACAACCTACAATACTTGTTGACTGTGCATTGCATCTGGCTAATAGTAGTTGAATTTTAGTTTGCCTGAAAATATACTACTAGATGTGACAGAAAAATGAGATCTCATAAGTAAATAGCATGTAGTATTTTACATATCAATATGGTATCACAAATGGGACACCGGGGCGATGGTATTAAACTTAAAATTTGTGTTGCAGGGTTCTTTGTATAAGCCACAGTGTGATGAGGAATTGAAGCCAAAAGTAGGGATGATATTTGATGACATTGGCTCGGTGATGGAATTTTACAAAACATATGCACACAATGTCGGCTTTGGTGTACGTCTTGGGCAACAAAAAGTCGTGGATAATGTGCTTCAGTGGAAGCGCTTCTTGTGTGCAAAAGAAGGCTTTCGGACCGAGAAAGGCATGATTGCTATTAACCCTGCTAAGAAAAGGAGAAAGGTGAAATTGACAAGATGTTGATGTGAAGCTTATATCTATGTCACTCGTGAAAGTGATGGAAAATATAGGATCGCCTCACTCACTGAATATCACAATCACCCTTTTGTGCCTCCTAGCCAAAAGCATTTGATTAGATCTAATCGTCAAGTTAGTGAGAGGGTGAAGACAACACTTTATGACTGCCGGAGAGCTAGCATCGGCAAAGCTTTAGCATATAGGTTCCTTCATGTTGATGCATGTGGTTTTGAGCATGTTGGGTGCACAAAGAAGGACCTACAAAATCACTATGGTGTACTGAAAAACAAAATTAAAAATTGTGATGCCCAAATGCTAGTGGACCAATTTGGTAGATTGAAGGCCTTGAATCCTGCTTTTTTTCTATGAGTACGAAGTTGACGATGTTGGTACATTGGTCCGTTTGTTTTGGGCATATGCATCTAGTAGGAAAAATTATGGTCATTTCAATGATGTGGTATCTTTTGATTCGACTTACAACACTAACCAATATGAATACATCTTTGCACCCTTCACTGGAGTTCACCATCATATGAAAAGTGTATTTTTTGGGGCGGGGTTTCTACTACATGAGACAACAGACTTGTATGCTTGGTTGTTCATGGCGTTTCTTAGAGCAATGGGTGGGATTGCACCCAGGCTCATAATAACTATTGAGTGTCTTAGGATGAAGAATGCTATTGGTAAAATTCTACCAAACACTGCACATCGATTGTGTATGTGGCACATTATGGAGAAGGTTCCTGGAAAGGTATGTCCTGAATTGAAGAATGATCTTGAATTCTATGATAGGCTGAAACATTGTGTGTGGAATTCTGAAACACCATCTGAGTTTGAGGATAGATGGAAGTCTTTCATCACAGAGTTTAAGTTGGAGCACCATGAGTGGTTTGCTAAAAAGTACATGCTTCGTGCGACATGGATACCAACTTATTTCATGAACATTCCACTAGCTGGTCTTCTTAGGACAACTTCGATTTCAGAGAGTGCAAACTTCTGCTTAGTTCGCTGATATCTTTACTAAAGGCCTGGCGACTGCTCCGTTTCAAGACATTcgtttcagtctcaacgtcgtcgagcctaCCGTCGacactgcggggggatgttagaatACAACTTGTAATAGGATTAGGACTCCTACTCGGTTTGAAATAGGGCTAGGTCAGGTGCGTCTTGGCTCTTATATATACCTCTTGTACTGGCACAATATTGCATAAACAATTATTCAACACAAATCTACACCTGGCAAATGAAACGGACACTAGAGGGCGTCCCTTTGTCTCGCATTAAGCAAGACCTTTGGAACCCTCACTAAAGGGGGAGAGCGAGATGGGTCGGCCTAGACGGGCAGGACACCACAACCTCgttttttttgaacttttttgtttttgttttttgcatttttttcacTTATGATTATACTTAAAAAAATTCTAAATATACATATAAAAACATTTGAAATATGTTGACCAAGAACTTAAAAATCGTTAAATGCGTAGATCGAAAATGTTTATCACATATACAAAAAACAATCTGTATGAACAAATTTGATCATGTATTTAATACATTTCAATCCAGTATTTAAAAAGAAAGTGaataagtatttgaaaaatgtttatcaagcatttgaaaatggTTAAATGTGTACACacaaaatgttgaccatgtattaaaataaaaatgaaattaTTAGATCATGTAAATAAAAATGTTtatcaagcatttgaaaagtgTTGAACAAGTATTCAAAAATCTTAATCCagcatttggaaaatgttaaatgtgtatagaaaaaatgctTACCATGTATTAGAAAATTTATGAAAAAacttgatcatgtatataaaaatgttaatcaagcatttagaGAAATAttgaacaaatatttgaaaaatgttaatcaagtatttggaaaatgttaaatgtgtatgaAAATGTTGACTATGTGTTAATAAAATGTTAATTGTTTATTTGAAAATGTAGTCTAGCATTTGAGAAATATACAGAAAAAATGTTGATTGTGTGTTAAAAGTTGTTTCTTatgtttgaaaaatgttaatcaatgATTTGAAAAAATGTGTACAGAAAAAATGTtaaccatgtattaaaaaatgttaaatttgTAATGTTAAATTGTTAAGAAAGTATTAGGAAAATGTTTGTGACATATGCAAAAAATGTAGAATGAAAACcaaaataaacaaagaaaaaCCGAAAAAGAAGGAAACCCGATAAAAACAATGAAAGATACAAAGAAAAATcaaatgaaaaacaaaaaaaatataagcaaaaagaaaaacaagaaaaaaacagaaaaggagAAAAAACCGAATAAAATAGAGGAAAAAGAAAGAAGTAAACGGAGAAAGACCGGTGAAAAAAGAAAGGCAAGACAAAACAAAAAAACCAggaaaaaccaatgcaaaacCAGCTCTTTTACCCTCAACCATCTCGCGCTTTAGTAGCTTACATGAAGTTGAAGCTGGCTTATTTGCCGCAGAGGTGCCCCTTAGTTGGGAGACTAGGGTTCAAATCCTAGGTTCGCCATTTTTCTTCACCCTTTTTTTTTGAACGTGCGCCTAACAGGCCGCCCAAATGGCTACAGCCTACATCATGGGAGCATTCGCTTCAGTGAGATGGAAGTAGCACTCGCCttctcttcttttcttttttttaaacatGCACTAACAGGATTTTTTTTGATAAATAGAGCCGCCTCTCCGATTTCCATTTAAAAGAAACCACAATGTCTTTTGATGCTATCTTGGAATAACATGGATAAACCACAAACCAGTTCCTGAGAAATAAAGTTTGGTTGGTCACAAATAATGAGAATACGAACTATTGCTGATCAATGAAACTTGTTATTTTTTACCTACACAATTGTTGTTTGTTTTGTTGgaccatgtgtgtgtgtgtaaagATAGAACGAGTTGTGGCCGACTGATGACAAACACAAATTCAGggaacagtctagcagataacaTAAAAGAAAGATTGCATTTGGTGAAGTTTTCAACTCAAACCACTCATGTCACATTTAGATATTTTAGGGTACAGGCTTACAAACAAGATCGACGTTTGATGCTTCCTGGAAGGCTAATTACCTAGAAATTAAGCGAGCCTGGATTAGTGCAGTTCACTTATGACATATACACATATTATAGGGGAACATGTGATTCTTCCTGGATCACTAATTACCTAACAATTAAGCTAGACTGCAGCAGTAGCCTTGTACTGATGACAGAAACATTTGGTACGGAAAAGGCTAGCAGACAAGATCAAACTATGATTTTCCTGGATTCAGCGTTACTGCAGCTTCAGCTTCAAATGCTTCTTCAGACAAAGATGAAGAACAGCAGCAAGATTCAGGATCCCGACGATGAGGATCCATTTCATTGTGGCGTTCCAGTGCCTGGGCTCGATGGAGACAGGGATGAACAGCTTCTTGGGCCACTTGGCTCGAAGCACGCCGATGTCGACCGAAGCGGATCCCGACATATTTATTATCATCAGTTCAGAATTTTGGAAAACGCGCACAAATTGTGCACTATATATAGGACATGACTAAACTGAAAGGAACTAAAATCTCCGGTAAGCTCTCTACGAATATGACTAAATTGAAAGGAACTAAAGTGTCCACTAAGCTCTTGAATTTGCTTCATTCTCCCTGCAGGTCTTCTTCCACAACTCCATGTGTCGAAGATCCAACAGGTACCAAAGTATACCATGTGTAGCTAACTTAAAAGAAAATACATGACGTAGTTTCTTTTCCTATCTAGTAGTATTTCACAATAAAGAAATTTGCACATGAAAAAGACGGTGGAAACACATGCACTGAACTACATGAACAAGTCCAATTGCTGTACTAGACTACTAATACCATTATATATAAAATCTTTAAGTTCTGATGAAATCTGCACCAGCGGGACATTTTTAACCATCGATACATCCATCACTCAGATTTCTGTTGTTTAGAGCATTTGTTCTCCAGATTTTGGAAAAACCGCACGTATTGTGCACTATAAGTATAACTCACTGTGAACAACAAGTCAATACTACGTCAGAATTACACATCTCTGATTCTCTGAATGTGTGCAGAATGACACTACTAGTTGCTCATTATCCAACACTGATGACACAAACATTTGGTACGGAAAAGGCTAGCAGACAAGATCAAACTATGATTTTCCTGGATTCAGCGTTACTGCAGCTTCAGCTTCAAATGCTTCTTCAGACAAAGATGAAGAACAACGGCGAGATTTAGGATCCCGACGATGAGGATCCATTTCATTGTGGTGTTCCAGTGCCTGGGCTCGATTGAGACAGGGATGAACAGCTTCTTGGGCCACTTGGCTCGAAGCACGCCAATGTCGACCGAAGCGGATCCCGACATATTTATTATCATCAGTTCAGAATTTTGGAAAACGCGCACAAATTGTGCACTATATATAGGACATGGCTAAACTGAAAGGAACTAAAATCTCCGGTAAGCTCTCTACGAATATGACTAAATTGAAAGGAACTAAAGTGTCCACTAAGCTCTTGAATTTGCTTCATTCTCCCTGTAGGTCTTCTTCCACAGCTCGATGTGTCAGAAGATCCGACAGGTACCAAACTATACCATGTGTAGCTAACTTAATAGAAAATACATGACATAGTTTCTTTTCCTATCTAGTAGTATTTCACAGTAAAGAAATTTGCACATGAAAAAGATGGTGGAAACACATACACTGAACTACATGAACAAGTCCAATTGCTGTACTAGACTACTAGTACCATTATCAAATCTATAAATTCTCATGAAATCTGCGCAAGCAGGATATTTTTAACCATCGATTCATCCATCACTCCAGATTTCGGTTGCTTACAGCATTTGTACTCTACATATATATTTGTCATCAGTTGAGGATTTTGGAAAAACCAGTATAACTCACTGTAAACAACATGTCAACACTACGTCAGAACTACACATCTCTGATTCTCTGGATGTGTGCAGAATGACACATACAATTCAGAGAAACAGGCCAACACAACACTAATGGGCGATCCGGCGATCAAGGCGCCAAAGGATCTACTTCTGCTTGATAGTCATCGAAGCATTTACATAGATGGATCATCCAATCACAGATACATTTGGAGAGTTCAATTACACTTGTTGTGCTGCGTTCCACACAGCGACGGGAATTTTGAGTAGATTCTTCTGTGGCATGGCCGGCGGGATGAACTTGATCCTTGGTGCCTTCTTTACCAGAAACGACAAAGCGTCGACCTTTGCCGCGGCGGGTGCGCGACGAGGAGCAGCAAACCATCGGTGTTTGAGGGCCGCGGCCGCCGTCAGTCGCTTGTCGGGGTTGTAGGTGAGGAGGCCTTGCAACACCTGGAATCCTTCGTCGGACAGCTTCTCTTGAGGGAACAGGTCCCGCAGCTTGTTCTCCTTGTGCCCCGGCGGTAGGAGTCGTAGGGCCTTGGCGGTGTGCGGCAACGATGTGAACTCCGGCCACGTCCTATCGTCCGGCGTCCCGAGCAAGCGGAAGATGCTCCAGAGTTGGATGATCTCATTGTTTGTgtcgtcgtcatcgtcgtcatcatcatcatcgccgAGGAACAGCGTCTTGCCGGTGAGCATCTCGGCCATGACGCAGCCGAGAGACCACGTGTAGACGAGCGCGTCGTAGTCTTCCTTCCCCAGCAGCTCGGGTGCCAAGTAGAACGCCGTGCCGGCCTGGTTGTACGGCGGCAGCTCGGACAAGGAGATCGCCAGCCCAAAGTCGCAGATTTTGACGAGCTCCCCTTCTTGGCCGATGAGGATGTTGGCCGGTTTGATGTCGCGGTGGACAACGTGGCGGTCGTGCATCTTCTTGGCAGCGGTGAAGGAAAATATAAAATAGAACACCTGCACCCAGGCCCTGTCTATCTAGCTATCCATTCTTTGCATCGCAATTCGTGCAAATcgatttctcttttttgtttctcttaCATAAAACATGTTTTGAAGTTCAAACCTTTGCAGCGTGGCAAAGCTTTCTATCTAGAATCTAGGATAAATCTTTCAGAATTTTTTCTCAAACATAAATATACAAAAAATGATTTTTTAGATTTATCCTAGATTCTAGATGGAAAGCTTTGCCACGCTGCAAAGGTTTGAACTTCAAGACATCTTTCATGtgagagaaacaaaaaagagaaaatttCATTTGAAAAGTTAGTTGTGTTGCACAGATCTTAAAGCAATATTGGACAGTCAGGATACGAGGGCCGGGGTGCAGGTGTTCTAAAAATCCATATCCCACCGGTGAAGAGCTTCCACATGATGGCGCGCACCGTGGACTCCGGCAGCGGCgggccgccgccgcggcgcctGTTCCACAGGAACTCATGGAGGGTCGGCGCGGCGACGTACTCCATGACGAGGCCGTAGGCGCCGTTATCAGGGTCGCGCACCAGGCCCTCGAAGCCGACGACGTAAGGGTTCCTGTCGCAGGCCTCGAGGAATCCggcctctcgcagaagctcggtgGTGTCGGGGGGCTCCGCGGACCCGTCCTCCCAGCTGCTCCGGATGTTGTTGACGCGGCTCCTCTTGCAGCGCGTCGGCGATCCTTGGGTGGTGGTGGCGTGGCCGGCGCCGAGGACGGCAGCAGCAGGTCGCTTGCGCGCGGCCATCACCATCACGCGAGCTCGACGGACGAACTACGCGCTTCGGTTGATGGAGGCGAGGAAGATGGAAGCGGTGGATCGAGCGAGGAGGGGAGGTGGGTGATGAGCTGATTGGATGGATGGATCAACGCAATTGGGCGTGGAAATATACGCAGGAGCGGCCCCGATTGGAATcggattcaaattcaaatccgagTTACGCCCGGCACAACAAACACCACACGCGCAAGGCCGCTTGCCGCCCGCGTTTTCACCACCTAGCTGTTTGGAGTCTGAATCTGAAGgcattttttctttctttcttggcGGTTGCGTTTTCCCTTGCAATCTTCGATTCCCAATCGGCCGTGCGATGTGTCCGGCACGTGTTCGGCCGTTTTTCCCTTACGATCTTGGATTTCAAGTCGGACACACCTGCACCGTTGGTTCTGCATAGTAGTTTGTATTGAACATGTATTTACGTATGTAGGTCCGCGTTTTATATGCCGCACCTGTAGTATCTCTATCCCCTGTATTTACTTGTATTTTGGAAGATAAAACACCGGTCGCACCCCTTTACCTATATATGTACCTAGTGGACGATCAATGAAGATATCAATGCACACAATCAAAACTTACATGGTATCAGATATCGTATAGATCCTTTCCTAAACCGCTTCCGCAACCCTAAGCCGTCGCTGccccgggccgccgccgccgccatccgcgACATCAACATCACCCCATGGTCCTCGATGCCACCGACTCCACGTACTTTGTATGGAATACTTATTTCTCGCTCCTCTTTTGCGAGAACAATCTCGTGGATCATGTCGACGGCACCGTCGACTCTCGCGCCATGGTGGGCGACTCCGAGTGGACCGCGATCGACGCTACGCTCGTCTGGTGGTTCTTCACCACCATCTCTAAGGACCTGTTTCACATGGTCGTGAGCGATGGTGGTGACGCCCGCGCCGTGTGGGTCAAACTCAACGGCCTCTTCATCGACAACAAGCTCCAGCATCGCGTTTTTCTGCAGCAGGAATTTTTTGACTGTCATCAGGATGAACAGTCCATCGATGACTACTGCCGCCGCCTGAAGACGTTGGCGGATGAACTCCGTGACATCAGTGCCAAGGTTGATGATGACCTCCTCCTCAACATGCTCACCGCTGGCCTCAACGAGGACTTCGGCAACGCTGCCGCCAAGCTTACCTTGATGTCGGAGCCCTCCTTCCCCAAGTTTGTGGCGTACTTGCGGTTGGAGCAGCGCCGGATCAAGGGGGTGAAAAAGCGCGTGCAGCACCACGCCCTCGCCACTGGCACCTCTCGctgcgccccgccgccacccgccCCACCCGCATGGGAGCAGCAGCCGCCGCCCCCTGCGCCCCCGGGGTTCTACCCCCTCCCGCCCGCGTCCCCGCTCCTCCCACAGCCCCCAGCAGCAGCCGCAGGGTGGCGGGCGGCGCGGCAACCGCTGCGGGCGCACGGGGGGCTCCTCGTCAGCAGCAGCCCACTCCGCCGTGGACCTACGACACCAACCCGTGGACGGGTGTCGTCCACGCGTACTCGATGCCGGTTCCCCGGCCTCCCGCCCCGGGCATCCTTGGGCcccgtcctgcgagccaccaggCGTATCTCGCgacgcccggcgccgccccctaCCCGGCCCTCCCTGCATCGCCGGCCATGGGCGGCTATGGCGTCGCTCCCGTGCCCGCTTATGGCGGGTTCTACCCGCCCCAGGTGCCGCCGCCGTGCGATCCCGCCCTTCTCGCCGCCCTGCACTCGGCTCCGTCACCTAGCAACTATGGTGGCGGAGGTgactggtacatggactcggACGCCACTGCTCATATGACATCTCATCCCGGTAACCTCACGTCTTCCACTCCCGTTCATACTCCCACTCGCATCACCGTTGGTAACGGTTCCTGTTTACCCATTACACATGTTGGTCGtatgtcatttccttctacttcCACTCCGATTAACATGTCTAATGTTCTTGTCTTTCCTGACTTAGTCACAAACCTTGTATCTATTCGTCGTCTTGCTCGTGAGAATCCTATTACTGTCGAATTTGATGATGTTGGCTTTTCTGTGAAGGACGCCCGTACACGGATGGTACTCCACCGATGTGATAGCCCCGACGAGCTCTACCCGGTGCATCCCTCTGCCACCACCGCAACCCGTCCAGCCGCCCTCGCGCTAGTGTCGACCTTTGGCACGGTCGTCTCGGTCATCCCAACCCCATAGTTTTGCATCAGATTCTTTAGAGTTTTTCATTCTCATGTAATAAGGTTGACAACCTCACTTGTGAGGCATGCCATCTCGGCAAGCACGTTCGTCTTCCTATTAGCGAGTCTACGAACATTTCCACTTTTTCATTTCAGTTATTccatagtgatgtttggacgtcCCCGGTTGCAAACAACACGGGCTATCTATACTATTTGGTGATATTGGATGACTTctctcattatgtgtggactttTCCTCTCCGTCGAAAGTCCGACGCCCTCGCCACACTCACCGCCTTCTATTCCTACGTCACCACACAGTTCGGTCGTCCTATCCTTGCCCTACAAACTGACAACGGAAAAGAGTTTGACAACGTCGCCGTCCGTAACCTCCTCGCTTCTCACGGCACCATCTTTCGCCTCACTTGTCCTTACACGTCCCAGCAAAATGGCCGCGCCGGGCGTGTCATTCACACTCTTAATGACTGCGTCCGCACGTTGCTCTTTCACTCCAACGTGCCCCCTCGGTTCTGGTCGGATGCTCTCGCCACCGCCAGCCTTCTCATTAACATCCGCCCGTGCCGCCCTCGTTGGAACTATGGTCCTTAACAGCTCCTCTTCAGTGCGGCCCCATCTTATGATGGCCTTCCGCATCTTCGGGTGTCTTTGTTATCCTAGCACCGCGTCCACCACTCCTCACAAACTCGCTCCACGGTCGGTTCCTTGCATCTTGCTCGGTTACCCTCCCaacaccaaaggttaccggtgctatGATCCAGTGTCCCACCGCGTTTATACATCGCGACACGTGTAGTTTGATGAGCTAGTGTTCCCTTTTCAGCAAGTACCATCCCTCCCCGCGCAGACTTCGGCACCTTCCACGGCGCGGCTCGCCCCTGCCACCACCTACGACGGGCCTCCCCCTTCACCGAGTAGTGCCCCGGTCCCCCTCGCGTGCCCCGCGCCGTCGGGTCCGGCCGCCCCCTCCGGTGGCGTCTCAGGAGCGGAcgccccctccgccgcggcctCGGGCGCCCCTTCCGCCGCGGCCTCCGGCGCACCCTCAGGCGCCCCCGCTGCAGTAGCCTCCGGCGCCCCCTTTGGCGCCCCCGCCGAGGACCACTCGGAGTCCTCGGAGACCACCTAGACCTCCTCATTGTCGGTCTCCCCTTCGGCTCCCCCGGCGGTGGATGCACCCCTCACCGGTGTGGTCACTCGGGCTTGCACTGGGACGTTTCATCCAAGCACGCGCTCCACCTCTGACGAGTACGCGTGTGCCGCATCTACCTCGGCCCCGTCTCCGCTGCCCACCTCTGCTCGCGCAGCCCTTCAGGATCTGAACTGGCTTGCTGCGATGCGTGAGGAGTTCGACGCCCTGCAGCGCAACCGTACGTGGCAGCTTGTCCCGCGGCCTCCCCGTGCCAATGT
This genomic window from Aegilops tauschii subsp. strangulata cultivar AL8/78 chromosome 4, Aet v6.0, whole genome shotgun sequence contains:
- the LOC109756606 gene encoding putative cyclin-dependent kinase F-2; its protein translation is MVMAARKRPAAAVLGAGHATTTQGSPTRCKRSRVNNIRSSWEDGSAEPPDTTELLREAGFLEACDRNPYVVGFEGLVRDPDNGAYGLVMEYVAAPTLHEFLWNRRRGGGPPLPESTVRAIMWKLFTGAKKMHDRHVVHRDIKPANILIGQEGELVKICDFGLAISLSELPPYNQAGTAFYLAPELLGKEDYDALVYTWSLGCVMAEMLTGKTLFLGDDDDDDDDDDTNNEIIQLWSIFRLLGTPDDRTWPEFTSLPHTAKALRLLPPGHKENKLRDLFPQEKLSDEGFQVLQGLLTYNPDKRLTAAAALKHRWFAAPRRAPAAAKVDALSFLVKKAPRIKFIPPAMPQKNLLKIPVAVWNAAQQV
- the LOC141021934 gene encoding uncharacterized protein — protein: MVLDATDSTYFVWNTYFSLLFCENNLVDHVDGTVDSRAMVGDSEWTAIDATLVWWFFTTISKDLFHMVVSDGGDARAVWVKLNGLFIDNKLQHRVFLQQEFFDCHQDEQSIDDYCRRLKTLADELRDISAKVDDDLLLNMLTAGLNEDFGNAAAKLTLMSEPSFPKFVAYLRLEQRRIKGVKKRVQHHALATGTSRCAPPPPAPPAWEQQPPPPAPPGFYPLPPASPLLPQPPAAAAGWRAARQPLRAHGGLLVSSSPLRRGPTTPTRGRVSSTRTRCRFPGLPPRASLGPVLRATRRISRRPAPPPTRPSLHRRPWAAMASLPCPLMAGSTRPRCRRRAIPPFSPPCTRLRHLATMVAEVTVTNLVSIRRLARENPITVEFDDVGFSVKDARTRMLFHSDVWTSPVANNTGYLYYLVILDDFSHYVWTFPLRRKSDALATLTAFYSYVTTQFGRPILALQTDNGKEFDNVAVRNLLASHGTIFRLTCPYTSQQNGRAGRVIHTLNDCQVPSLPAQTSAPSTARLAPATTYDGPPPSPSSAPVPLACPAPSGPAAPSGGVSGADAPSAAASGAPSAAASGAPSGAPAAVASGAPFGAPAEDHSESSETT